In Leptospira stimsonii, a single window of DNA contains:
- a CDS encoding host-nuclease inhibitor Gam family protein, producing the protein MSKLKNTMKKGGLLDLPDNRYKDRSDLTHAIQLLGEIKRERDRIKSRTDDQISTLQRDLQNEISPLDLKIQHIASGVKYFVDHHKEELFPDPEYKTCKFTTGVLKFRRVPASVKTRGTVRFFEKILSENGLLDRFNFLISKLGGMYLRIKLELNKEKILAEPLKAIQKIGIEFNEESERLYIIPSETEIEIEAVEDAA; encoded by the coding sequence ATGTCAAAGTTAAAAAATACGATGAAGAAAGGCGGCCTTCTGGATCTGCCTGACAACAGATATAAGGATCGCTCCGATCTCACCCACGCGATTCAATTACTCGGGGAGATCAAACGAGAAAGAGATCGAATCAAAAGCCGAACCGACGACCAAATCAGCACGCTCCAAAGAGATCTTCAGAATGAGATTTCGCCTTTGGATCTAAAAATCCAGCACATTGCATCCGGAGTAAAATATTTCGTAGATCATCATAAGGAAGAACTCTTTCCCGATCCGGAATATAAAACCTGTAAATTTACGACAGGTGTCTTAAAATTTCGAAGAGTTCCTGCATCTGTAAAGACGCGGGGAACCGTAAGATTTTTTGAAAAAATTCTCTCGGAGAATGGGCTACTGGACCGATTCAATTTTCTGATCTCTAAGTTAGGTGGAATGTATCTTCGTATTAAATTGGAACTCAACAAAGAAAAAATCCTCGCAGAACCTCTTAAAGCCATACAAAAGATCGGAATCGAATTCAATGAAGAATCGGAGCGCTTATATATTATTCCAAGCGAAACGGAAATTGAAATAGAAGCCGTCGAGGACGCGGCTTGA
- the fumC gene encoding class II fumarate hydratase has product MKTRIETDSMGEIAVDDSKYWGAQTERSLHHFHIGNDRFPREMIRALGVLKKSAAIVNAELGLLTEEKKNLIVQAADEVISGKLDEHFPLSVWQTGSGTQTNMNSNEVISNRAIEIAGGVKGSKKPIHPNDDVNKAQSSNDTFPTAMHIAAAEQLNLKLIPALVQLKETLKKKELEFQNIIKIGRTHLQDATPLTLGQEFSGYVQQLEYNIGRAKAVLPSVYRLALGGTAVGTGLNTHPQFAVKAAAQIAKETGLPFISAENKFEALAAHDSLVEVSGVLKTIAASLMKIANDVRWLSSGPRCGIGEISIPENEPGSSIMPGKVNPTQSEQMTMVSAQVIANDVAVNIGGASGNFELNVFKPLIIHNVLNSIRLLSDSCVSFEEHCARGIEPNKEKLNEHLNNSLMLVTALNPHIGYDNAAKIAKNAHKKGSTLKESGIELGLLTSEQFDQWVLPEKMISPSVD; this is encoded by the coding sequence ATGAAAACCAGAATCGAAACGGATTCAATGGGTGAAATCGCTGTAGACGATTCGAAATATTGGGGTGCGCAAACGGAACGTTCCCTTCATCACTTCCATATCGGGAACGATCGATTTCCAAGAGAAATGATTCGAGCATTGGGAGTTTTAAAAAAATCGGCCGCGATCGTAAACGCGGAACTTGGATTGTTAACCGAAGAGAAAAAAAATCTAATCGTCCAGGCGGCCGACGAGGTGATATCCGGAAAATTGGACGAACACTTTCCACTTTCCGTTTGGCAGACCGGCTCCGGTACTCAAACGAATATGAATTCGAACGAAGTGATCTCAAACCGCGCTATTGAAATCGCAGGAGGTGTGAAAGGTTCAAAGAAACCTATTCATCCCAATGACGACGTAAACAAAGCCCAGTCCTCAAACGATACTTTTCCGACGGCAATGCATATCGCGGCGGCCGAACAGTTGAATCTGAAATTGATTCCGGCTCTCGTTCAGTTAAAAGAAACGTTAAAGAAAAAAGAATTAGAATTTCAGAATATTATAAAAATTGGAAGAACTCATCTTCAAGACGCCACACCTTTGACTTTGGGTCAGGAATTTTCCGGGTATGTTCAGCAATTGGAATACAACATCGGAAGAGCCAAGGCGGTTCTTCCTTCCGTTTATCGTCTTGCTCTCGGTGGAACTGCGGTCGGAACGGGTCTGAATACTCATCCTCAGTTTGCAGTAAAGGCGGCGGCTCAGATAGCAAAAGAAACAGGACTTCCTTTTATTAGCGCGGAGAATAAGTTTGAGGCATTAGCCGCACATGATTCTCTTGTAGAAGTAAGCGGCGTTTTGAAAACGATCGCGGCGTCCTTGATGAAAATTGCAAACGACGTGCGTTGGCTTTCTTCCGGTCCTCGTTGTGGAATCGGTGAAATCAGCATTCCGGAAAACGAACCGGGTTCTTCGATTATGCCTGGAAAGGTCAACCCGACCCAATCCGAACAAATGACGATGGTTTCGGCGCAGGTAATAGCGAATGACGTAGCGGTGAATATCGGAGGCGCTTCTGGAAACTTTGAATTGAACGTTTTTAAACCTCTGATTATCCATAACGTTTTGAATTCGATTCGACTTCTTTCCGACTCTTGCGTTTCCTTCGAAGAACACTGCGCGCGTGGAATCGAACCGAATAAGGAAAAACTTAACGAACATTTGAATAATTCCCTGATGCTTGTTACGGCTCTTAACCCCCATATCGGATACGACAATGCGGCGAAGATTGCCAAAAACGCCCACAAAAAAGGAAGCACTCTTAAGGAGTCCGGAATTGAATTGGGCCTCTTGACAAGTGAACAATTCGACCAATGGGTTCTTCCGGAAAAAATGATTTCTCCTTCCGTAGATTGA
- a CDS encoding malic enzyme-like NAD(P)-binding protein codes for MREKSLQYHSLHPKGKIEVVPTKPTLDSYDLSLAYSPGVAYPCLEIKDVPDLVYEYTNKGNLVGIITNGTAVLGLGDIGALAGKPVMEGKAVLFKKFAGIDVFDIEVNTKDPDEFINAVKLLEPTFGGINLEDIKAPESFYIEEELIKKMNIPVFHDDQHGTAIITVAGLLNSFELTGKKPGDVKVVICGAGAAGIAIAELIQHIGIKKEQIFLVDTKGVIHHNRTDLNDSKKKYVQKTDSTTLKEVMKGADIFVGVSVQDMVDEEMVRSMAKNPVIFALANPDPEIPYQVAKAVRSDLIMGTGRSDNPNQVNNVLGFPFIFRGALDVRARHITLEMKLAAARSLAELARLEVPDAVSQAYGGVKFEFGPEYLIPKPFDKRVLFHVAPAVAEAAVASGSARIPYPGREKYLGFLEGIIRS; via the coding sequence ATGAGGGAAAAATCACTACAGTATCACTCGCTCCACCCTAAGGGAAAAATAGAAGTGGTTCCAACGAAACCAACGTTGGATTCTTATGATCTTTCCCTCGCATATTCTCCCGGTGTAGCCTATCCTTGTTTGGAAATCAAAGACGTTCCCGACCTCGTTTACGAATACACAAACAAAGGAAATTTGGTTGGTATTATCACGAATGGAACTGCGGTTCTCGGTCTCGGAGATATCGGTGCTCTTGCCGGTAAACCCGTGATGGAAGGCAAAGCGGTTCTTTTTAAAAAATTTGCTGGCATCGACGTGTTTGATATCGAAGTCAACACGAAGGATCCCGATGAATTCATCAATGCGGTGAAACTTCTTGAGCCAACTTTTGGCGGAATCAATCTGGAAGACATCAAAGCTCCCGAAAGTTTTTATATAGAAGAAGAACTCATTAAAAAAATGAACATTCCAGTGTTTCACGACGATCAACACGGAACCGCAATCATTACGGTTGCAGGACTTCTCAATTCATTTGAGCTTACCGGCAAAAAACCTGGAGACGTTAAAGTAGTGATTTGTGGCGCAGGCGCGGCCGGAATCGCTATCGCTGAACTCATTCAACATATCGGAATCAAAAAAGAACAAATCTTCTTAGTCGATACGAAAGGTGTGATCCATCACAATCGTACCGATCTCAACGATTCTAAAAAGAAATACGTTCAAAAAACGGATTCTACAACCCTCAAAGAAGTGATGAAAGGCGCCGATATCTTCGTAGGTGTTTCCGTACAAGACATGGTCGATGAGGAGATGGTTCGTTCTATGGCTAAGAATCCGGTAATCTTCGCTTTAGCAAACCCAGATCCTGAAATTCCTTACCAAGTTGCCAAAGCCGTTCGCTCCGATTTAATCATGGGAACTGGAAGAAGCGACAATCCGAATCAGGTAAATAACGTATTAGGTTTTCCTTTTATATTCCGCGGAGCTCTCGATGTAAGAGCCCGGCACATTACTCTGGAAATGAAATTGGCCGCCGCGCGTTCTCTTGCCGAATTGGCTCGTCTGGAAGTTCCGGACGCGGTCAGTCAAGCGTACGGCGGAGTTAAGTTTGAATTTGGACCGGAGTATTTGATTCCGAAACCCTTTGATAAACGGGTCCTGTTCCACGTTGCTCCTGCCGTTGCAGAAGCCGCGGTTGCGAGCGGATCCGCTCGAATTCCATATCCTGGAAGAGAAAAATATCTCGGATTTCTGGAAGGAATTATCCGAAGCTGA
- the mnmE gene encoding tRNA uridine-5-carboxymethylaminomethyl(34) synthesis GTPase MnmE, translated as MNDTIAAISTASGSGAIGIIRISGPEALTISSSFLFSKNNFLSPDKIQPRVAIQCVFQVGDRKVDQILFFYFKAPNSYTGEDLCEFHFHGNPILLREALDAIFRAGARPAKQGEFSRRAFLNEKLDLTEAEAIGRLISARSRFELELAQKNVFGEVSRFTSNLRSQLISLKAECEAEIDFSTEDLTYESLEERKARIEKVRTLCQAVIQKSDSAEKLIQQLRIVLYGEPNTGKSSLMNLILGKDRSIISEIPGTTRDYISEEILLEGIPVRLVDTAGVRETEDTIEKLGIERSEKEFQSADIRLVLVDTSKREDWKEFIEKNRIRLQGSILVANKIDIRDSSWDPNLFAKIENLTLCEISCKTKEGISILLSAIKERAGSLGHSEDYVLLEERQRYHFETIVRCLNNTLHLIAEGAPAEIYIKEIDYALSEIGEVNGRVDTEEILGRIFSKFCVGK; from the coding sequence TTGAATGATACGATAGCCGCTATATCAACCGCTTCCGGATCTGGAGCCATCGGTATCATCCGAATCTCCGGGCCGGAAGCCCTTACGATTTCCTCCTCATTTCTTTTTTCTAAAAATAATTTTCTTTCTCCAGATAAAATCCAACCTCGAGTAGCGATCCAATGCGTTTTCCAAGTTGGAGATAGAAAAGTAGATCAGATTTTATTTTTTTACTTCAAAGCTCCCAATTCTTATACCGGAGAGGATCTCTGCGAATTTCATTTTCACGGAAATCCGATTTTGTTAAGAGAAGCGTTAGACGCCATCTTTAGGGCCGGTGCCCGTCCAGCGAAACAAGGAGAATTTTCTCGCAGAGCATTCTTAAATGAAAAATTAGATCTGACCGAAGCGGAAGCGATCGGTCGTTTGATCTCGGCTCGTTCTCGTTTCGAACTCGAGCTCGCTCAGAAGAACGTATTTGGCGAAGTCTCTCGTTTTACTTCCAACCTGAGAAGCCAGCTCATTTCTCTCAAGGCGGAATGTGAGGCAGAAATCGATTTTTCAACCGAGGATCTTACCTACGAATCCTTGGAAGAAAGAAAAGCCAGAATCGAAAAAGTCAGAACCTTGTGCCAGGCCGTGATTCAGAAATCGGATTCCGCAGAAAAATTGATTCAACAACTTCGGATCGTTCTCTATGGGGAACCGAATACGGGCAAATCGAGTTTGATGAATTTGATCTTAGGAAAAGATCGTTCCATCATTTCCGAAATTCCGGGAACCACCAGAGATTATATCAGCGAAGAAATTTTACTCGAAGGAATTCCCGTTCGACTCGTCGACACGGCCGGAGTCCGTGAGACCGAAGACACGATCGAAAAACTCGGTATCGAAAGAAGCGAGAAAGAATTTCAATCCGCAGACATTCGACTTGTTTTGGTCGATACTTCGAAAAGGGAAGATTGGAAAGAATTTATCGAAAAAAATCGGATTCGTCTGCAAGGTTCGATTCTTGTCGCAAACAAGATCGACATCCGTGATTCTTCCTGGGATCCGAATCTCTTTGCAAAAATTGAAAATCTTACTCTTTGCGAAATTTCTTGTAAGACCAAGGAAGGAATTTCGATTCTTCTAAGTGCGATCAAAGAAAGGGCGGGAAGTCTGGGGCATTCCGAGGATTATGTCCTCTTGGAAGAAAGACAGAGATACCATTTTGAAACGATCGTTCGTTGTCTAAATAATACCTTACATCTGATCGCGGAAGGCGCTCCGGCGGAAATTTATATCAAAGAAATCGACTATGCTCTCTCCGAAATCGGAGAAGTAAACGGCAGAGTGGACACAGAAGAAATTTTAGGGAGAATCTTTAGTAAGTTCTGCGTGGGCAAATGA
- the jag gene encoding RNA-binding cell elongation regulator Jag/EloR yields MENYIFEAEAKSKSEAEDYTLKTLRLNSDEVRFETVDSGKGGFFGISQKKPAVVRAYVTSRDLPAEKIIHGVVLTVLKKMGIEAEVVGMGDVDGKIYVEIASKESGLVIGKRGATLDALQFIFNLMVDSKIRHGRKIVLDIESYRDKRELSLVRLGKSVAATVAKTGKSKLLEPMNPFERRIIHMALQENEKVFTRSEGNGTYKKVRIIPMKDKHKYKDVAEKGPNNDLLEEANFE; encoded by the coding sequence ATGGAAAATTACATCTTTGAGGCCGAGGCTAAATCTAAGTCCGAAGCCGAAGATTACACTCTCAAAACCCTCCGACTGAATTCGGACGAGGTTCGTTTTGAAACCGTTGATTCCGGAAAAGGCGGCTTTTTCGGAATCTCACAAAAAAAGCCGGCAGTAGTCCGCGCTTACGTTACTTCTCGGGATCTTCCCGCGGAGAAAATCATTCACGGGGTCGTTCTCACCGTTCTTAAAAAAATGGGAATCGAAGCCGAAGTGGTGGGAATGGGCGACGTGGACGGAAAAATCTACGTCGAAATCGCAAGCAAAGAATCCGGTCTGGTGATCGGGAAAAGAGGAGCTACGTTAGACGCTCTTCAGTTCATCTTCAACTTGATGGTTGATTCTAAAATCAGACACGGAAGAAAAATCGTTCTGGATATCGAATCCTACAGGGACAAAAGAGAATTATCTTTGGTTCGCCTAGGAAAATCCGTCGCGGCAACCGTTGCAAAAACCGGTAAATCCAAACTTTTAGAACCAATGAATCCTTTTGAAAGAAGAATCATTCACATGGCTCTTCAAGAAAATGAGAAAGTATTCACGAGATCCGAAGGGAACGGAACTTACAAAAAAGTAAGAATCATTCCGATGAAAGACAAACACAAATACAAAGACGTTGCTGAGAAAGGTCCTAACAACGACCTCCTCGAAGAAGCGAACTTTGAATGA